Proteins found in one Caldisericia bacterium genomic segment:
- a CDS encoding cation-translocating P-type ATPase, with the protein MKKRVNIEVEGMHCASCVNTVKKAIESAQGVSDVDVNLVTNTATFYYDPEIITLKEIQEKVKKVGYSLKLNIEEEEKELKKAKNLLIYSIIFLIPIVTIMVIHMFNIFMIPQISIIETTLSSLIIFGIGYRIHKSAFFSLLNKTINMDLLISLGTISSFITGIFELFGIKISNFSFVGAMITFFFLLGKYLEALAKGKASKEIKSLLEIGAKKARIIVDETEVEVDINQIEPGDIMVVKPFEKIPTDGVIIEGKTTINESMVTGESNEVFKKEGDEVIGGTLNGSGKILVKVIKRSDETFLANLIKLVEEAQKSKVPIQQLADKITTYFVPSVLIISLLSFLFSFFFYETSRTILINASKFIPWINPEINRISLSIYSMIATLVIACPCALGLATPTAIMVSSGISAKRGIFIRNGEAIQRMKDINTIVFDKTGTLTYGEPEVIDIFDFTSQNDGFRISASLENNSSHSLGKSIIKKYLETEKDFFSVLDYEEIPGIGVKGKIEGKEYILGKPKEILKLIKNGNDKINLIENLEKDGKTVILLSDFKEILTIISLRDKLREESKELINELKRMNIEPILATGDNINYALWVRDVLKIDRFFAEVLPEDKLKIIKELQNEGRIVAMVGDGINDAPSLKQADVGIAMGTGSDTAIETGDIVLLKGSLSNVIKAIKISKATFKKIKENLFWAFFYNIIAIPLAFLGLLHPIIAEIAMALSSINVITNSLRLNKIKI; encoded by the coding sequence ATGAAAAAAAGAGTAAATATAGAAGTTGAAGGGATGCATTGTGCATCCTGTGTAAATACAGTTAAAAAAGCAATTGAAAGTGCACAGGGAGTTTCAGATGTTGATGTTAATTTAGTAACAAACACTGCTACTTTTTATTATGATCCTGAAATAATAACTTTAAAGGAAATTCAAGAAAAAGTAAAAAAAGTTGGATATTCACTTAAATTAAATATTGAAGAAGAGGAAAAAGAACTTAAAAAGGCGAAAAATCTTTTAATTTATTCAATTATTTTTCTTATTCCAATAGTTACAATAATGGTAATTCATATGTTTAATATTTTTATGATTCCACAAATATCAATCATTGAAACAACTCTTTCTTCTTTAATTATTTTTGGAATAGGATACAGAATACATAAATCTGCTTTTTTCTCGCTTTTAAATAAAACAATAAATATGGATTTACTTATTTCTCTTGGAACAATTTCAAGTTTTATTACTGGTATTTTTGAATTGTTTGGAATTAAAATTTCAAATTTCTCTTTTGTTGGTGCAATGATAACATTTTTCTTCCTTCTTGGAAAATATCTTGAGGCACTTGCCAAAGGAAAAGCATCTAAAGAAATAAAATCTCTTCTTGAAATTGGAGCTAAAAAAGCAAGAATAATAGTTGATGAAACCGAAGTGGAAGTAGACATTAACCAGATAGAACCAGGTGATATTATGGTTGTAAAACCATTTGAAAAAATTCCAACAGATGGAGTAATAATTGAAGGCAAAACAACCATAAATGAATCAATGGTAACCGGTGAATCTAATGAAGTGTTTAAAAAAGAGGGAGACGAAGTAATTGGTGGAACTTTAAATGGAAGTGGAAAAATTTTAGTTAAAGTTATTAAAAGAAGCGATGAAACATTTTTAGCAAATCTAATTAAACTTGTTGAGGAAGCACAAAAATCAAAAGTTCCTATTCAACAACTTGCAGATAAAATAACAACTTATTTTGTTCCTTCTGTTTTAATAATTTCTCTTTTATCATTTCTATTTTCTTTTTTCTTCTATGAAACATCAAGGACAATTCTTATTAATGCATCAAAATTTATTCCTTGGATAAATCCTGAAATTAATAGAATTTCGTTATCTATCTATTCGATGATTGCAACCCTTGTTATTGCATGTCCATGTGCGTTAGGCCTTGCAACACCTACTGCAATAATGGTGAGTAGTGGTATAAGTGCAAAAAGAGGAATTTTTATAAGAAATGGTGAAGCAATTCAGAGAATGAAGGATATTAACACAATTGTTTTTGATAAAACAGGAACTTTAACTTATGGAGAACCTGAAGTTATAGATATTTTTGATTTTACATCACAAAATGATGGATTTAGGATTTCTGCTTCTTTAGAAAATAATTCAAGTCATTCACTTGGGAAAAGTATCATTAAAAAATATTTAGAGACAGAAAAAGACTTTTTCTCTGTTTTAGATTATGAAGAAATTCCAGGAATTGGGGTTAAAGGAAAAATAGAAGGCAAAGAATATATTTTAGGCAAACCAAAAGAAATTTTAAAATTAATTAAAAATGGTAATGACAAAATTAATTTAATTGAAAATTTAGAAAAAGATGGAAAAACTGTAATACTTTTAAGTGATTTCAAAGAAATCTTAACAATAATTTCATTGAGAGACAAATTAAGAGAAGAATCAAAAGAACTCATAAATGAATTAAAGAGAATGAATATTGAACCAATACTTGCGACAGGAGATAACATAAATTATGCTTTATGGGTAAGAGATGTACTAAAAATAGATAGATTTTTTGCAGAAGTTCTTCCAGAAGATAAATTAAAAATTATAAAAGAGTTACAGAATGAAGGAAGAATTGTTGCAATGGTTGGTGATGGAATAAATGATGCACCAAGTTTAAAACAAGCAGATGTAGGAATTGCAATGGGAACAGGAAGTGATACTGCTATAGAAACAGGCGATATTGTTCTTCTAAAAGGATCACTTTCTAATGTTATAAAAGCGATTAAAATATCTAAAGCAACATTTAAGAAAATAAAAGAAAATTTATTTTGGGCATTCTTCTATAACATAATAGCAATTCCACTTGCTTTTTTGGGTCTCCTTCATCCAATCATTGCGGAAATTGCAATGGCTTTAAGTTCAATAAATGTGATAACAAATTCTTTAAGATTGAATAAAATAAAAATTTAA
- a CDS encoding YHS domain-containing protein, producing the protein MKHIDPVCGMIVKEEDSISFEYKGKIYYFCSEFCYEKFKENPEKYLDSNYKKDMKKD; encoded by the coding sequence ATGAAGCATATTGATCCTGTATGTGGGATGATAGTTAAAGAAGAAGATAGCATAAGTTTTGAATATAAAGGTAAAATATATTATTTTTGTAGTGAATTTTGTTATGAAAAGTTTAAAGAGAATCCTGAAAAGTATCTAGATTCAAATTATAAAAAAGACATGAAAAAAGATTAA
- a CDS encoding DAK2 domain-containing protein, which translates to MSEIYRKIKETLFLTLRKLEEKEAYINNLNVFPVPDGDTGTNMCKTLKETIESKENLSDKEFLNFVKERIVLKAHGNSGIIFSQFIKGFLEEILKEDCDEIRKIKEGFEKGYKLSYEIIDNPVEGTIITVIREALEGLKKGNDINEMIRNAYFKGVEALKKTPDLLPILKDAHVVDAGGEGFVLFLEALLKTFNNEFYQREMIKFDELIPSLWRRKPSFRYCVEAYITNFIELPQLKKKLKEFGNSIIVLKEDSELKIHIHTNKLNEINEFFKNLGEVKEVISRDMRKQQLRFLYDIDIGIVTFSLSDKITDLFYSLGSTIVMDINEKPSLEEILETVNDIPSEKIIILPNDKDLILTIKNLKDKTFKRLEYLETKFITEGIIALLNFDGSLSFKENIINMMKSIENIKSGYIARSDRDTKFNNLEISRGEFFATLNNEIILKGDDPSKLFISLLKKINSKIQEIVVVFGEELHYNSQEEIRFKILNEYNLVDLIAYDGGQKIYTIIYSIK; encoded by the coding sequence ATGAGTGAAATTTATAGAAAAATAAAAGAAACACTCTTTTTGACTTTAAGAAAACTTGAAGAAAAAGAGGCATATATAAACAATTTAAATGTTTTCCCTGTTCCAGATGGTGATACTGGAACAAACATGTGTAAAACCTTAAAAGAGACAATTGAATCAAAAGAAAATTTAAGTGATAAAGAATTTTTGAATTTTGTAAAAGAAAGAATAGTGTTAAAGGCACACGGAAACTCAGGAATAATTTTTTCCCAATTTATAAAAGGTTTTTTGGAAGAGATACTTAAAGAGGACTGTGATGAAATTAGAAAAATTAAAGAGGGTTTTGAAAAAGGATATAAATTATCTTATGAAATTATAGATAATCCAGTTGAAGGAACAATTATAACAGTAATTAGGGAAGCACTTGAAGGTTTAAAGAAAGGTAATGATATAAATGAGATGATTAGAAATGCTTATTTTAAGGGGGTTGAGGCTTTAAAGAAAACTCCGGATCTTCTTCCAATTCTTAAAGATGCACATGTTGTTGATGCGGGTGGAGAGGGTTTTGTTTTGTTTCTTGAGGCACTCCTTAAGACTTTTAATAATGAATTTTATCAAAGAGAAATGATAAAATTTGACGAACTTATTCCTTCGTTGTGGAGAAGAAAGCCCAGTTTTAGATATTGTGTAGAAGCATACATAACAAATTTTATTGAGTTACCTCAATTAAAGAAAAAATTAAAAGAATTTGGTAATTCAATTATTGTTTTAAAAGAAGATAGTGAATTAAAAATTCACATTCATACAAATAAACTAAATGAAATAAATGAATTCTTCAAAAATTTAGGAGAAGTAAAAGAAGTAATATCAAGAGATATGAGAAAACAACAACTGAGGTTTTTATATGATATTGATATTGGAATTGTAACATTTTCTTTAAGCGATAAAATAACAGATCTCTTTTATTCTCTTGGATCAACTATTGTTATGGATATAAATGAGAAGCCATCATTAGAAGAAATTCTTGAAACTGTGAATGATATACCAAGTGAAAAAATTATAATTCTTCCTAATGATAAGGATCTGATTTTAACAATTAAGAATTTAAAAGATAAAACTTTTAAAAGATTAGAATATTTAGAAACAAAATTTATTACAGAAGGAATTATTGCTCTTTTGAATTTTGATGGTTCTTTAAGTTTTAAGGAAAATATTATTAATATGATGAAATCTATTGAAAACATTAAATCAGGTTATATAGCAAGGTCAGATAGAGACACAAAATTCAATAATTTGGAAATTTCGAGAGGAGAATTTTTTGCAACGCTAAATAATGAAATTATTTTAAAGGGTGATGATCCATCTAAACTTTTTATTTCACTTTTAAAAAAGATTAATTCAAAAATACAAGAAATTGTTGTTGTATTTGGAGAAGAATTACATTATAACTCTCAAGAAGAGATAAGATTTAAAATATTGAATGAATATAATTTAGTTGATTTAATAGCCTATGATGGCGGACAGAAAATTTATACTATCATATATAGCATAAAATAA
- a CDS encoding glycerol-3-phosphate acyltransferase, with amino-acid sequence MRVIDFILITLSYFIGSLTSGIILAKLIKKEDIRNKDFPGGSGAVRQYGIGFGSLVGLLDILKGAFIAFLVISFSKNEITIILSYIFLILGNNYPIYFGFRGGQGVGATIGFALTLFPFETLISFLVGSLFAILYKFLKLNRLIKFMGAVPFGAVFGLITMFIILSRKYPFYPFPLLVIIAGILLLFRGLQVILFQKKRMR; translated from the coding sequence ATGAGGGTCATTGATTTTATATTAATTACTCTTTCATATTTTATTGGTTCACTAACATCTGGAATTATTTTAGCGAAATTAATAAAAAAAGAAGATATAAGAAACAAAGATTTTCCAGGAGGATCAGGAGCAGTAAGACAATATGGAATTGGCTTTGGATCACTTGTTGGTCTACTTGATATTTTAAAAGGTGCATTTATTGCTTTTCTTGTTATTTCATTTAGTAAAAATGAAATCACAATTATTCTTTCGTATATTTTTTTAATTCTTGGAAATAATTATCCAATCTATTTTGGTTTTAGAGGAGGACAAGGAGTTGGTGCAACAATAGGATTTGCGTTGACTCTTTTCCCTTTTGAGACACTTATTTCATTTTTAGTTGGCTCACTTTTTGCAATTCTATATAAATTTTTAAAATTAAATAGGCTAATAAAATTTATGGGAGCAGTTCCATTTGGTGCTGTATTTGGATTAATAACCATGTTTATTATTTTAAGTAGAAAATATCCATTCTATCCATTTCCTTTACTTGTAATAATTGCAGGTATACTTTTGCTTTTTAGAGGTCTTCAAGTAATACTTTTTCAAAAAAAGAGAATGAGATGA
- a CDS encoding DegV family protein, giving the protein MERIRVITDSTANLPKELIKKYNIIQVPFYFEIENKVYRDSIDITNEEIFKIFESKKFLEFKAYPPKVEDFLDTYNKIEEEKIICITISSTISGCYKNALIAKDLVLNKQIEVIDSLNAGSGEGILTYKVIELIENNIPFNEIILNIKDLVNKIKTYVYIDSLKDVYRTGRIPKILSDFGALLSLKPIVSIDFGKIKKVTLSKDRFDGILKLIEIIKREIKENLIFCMHINFKDEEIEFFKNEINKVFKEKKIYTVPFTPIMGYAVLTGAFGVSFIGGEKENEGH; this is encoded by the coding sequence ATGGAAAGGATTAGAGTTATAACTGATTCAACTGCTAATTTACCTAAAGAATTAATAAAGAAATATAATATTATACAAGTTCCATTTTATTTTGAGATAGAAAATAAAGTTTATAGAGATTCAATTGATATAACAAATGAAGAAATTTTTAAAATATTTGAGAGTAAAAAATTTTTAGAATTTAAAGCATATCCTCCAAAAGTTGAAGATTTTTTAGACACTTACAATAAAATTGAGGAAGAAAAAATTATATGTATAACGATATCCTCAACAATTAGTGGGTGTTATAAAAATGCCTTAATCGCAAAAGATTTAGTTTTGAATAAACAAATAGAAGTTATAGATTCGTTAAATGCAGGAAGTGGTGAAGGTATTTTAACTTATAAAGTTATTGAATTAATTGAAAATAATATACCTTTTAATGAAATAATTTTAAACATCAAAGATTTGGTTAATAAAATTAAAACTTATGTTTACATTGATTCTTTAAAGGATGTCTATAGAACAGGAAGAATTCCAAAAATTTTATCTGATTTTGGAGCACTTTTATCTTTAAAGCCTATTGTTTCAATTGACTTTGGAAAAATAAAAAAAGTGACACTTTCAAAAGATAGATTTGATGGAATTTTAAAACTAATTGAAATTATAAAAAGAGAGATAAAAGAAAATTTAATTTTTTGCATGCATATAAATTTTAAAGATGAAGAAATTGAGTTTTTTAAAAATGAAATAAATAAAGTATTTAAAGAGAAAAAAATTTATACTGTACCATTCACTCCGATTATGGGTTATGCAGTTTTAACTGGTGCCTTTGGTGTTTCATTTATAGGAGGTGAAAAAGAGAATGAGGGTCATTGA
- a CDS encoding M15 family metallopeptidase, which yields MNNSNELILKFIETPIPLLKKENWEEIRKIKIIECNEDLVSLDLYPEKIINHPEYFIQGLKNAISVCYTRISIYEKLIKASELLPKGYKFVIFDAYRPVELQQSLFDTYKEKLRKENPDLVEEELIKLTLNFVALPSFDETKPSPHNTGGAIDLSICDDKGRMLEMGTYFDEMSDIAKTRYFEEKLERGEELNEKEFEILKNRRLLFHLMNYFDFSNFSNEWWHYDYGDQLWAYHKGKSFAIYGRTKPKFFWHV from the coding sequence ATGAATAATTCAAATGAATTAATTTTAAAATTTATTGAAACTCCAATACCTCTCTTAAAAAAGGAAAATTGGGAAGAGATAAGAAAAATAAAAATTATTGAATGTAATGAAGATCTTGTATCTCTTGATCTTTACCCAGAAAAAATAATAAATCACCCAGAATATTTTATCCAAGGATTAAAAAATGCAATATCTGTTTGTTATACAAGGATATCTATATATGAAAAACTAATTAAGGCAAGTGAACTATTACCAAAAGGTTATAAATTTGTCATTTTTGATGCCTATAGACCTGTCGAATTACAACAATCTCTTTTTGATACATACAAAGAAAAATTAAGAAAAGAGAATCCAGATTTGGTCGAAGAAGAATTAATAAAATTGACTTTAAATTTTGTTGCTTTACCTTCTTTTGATGAAACAAAACCATCTCCACATAATACAGGTGGCGCAATAGATCTTTCTATATGTGATGATAAAGGAAGAATGCTTGAAATGGGAACATATTTTGATGAAATGAGTGATATTGCAAAAACAAGATATTTTGAAGAAAAATTAGAAAGAGGAGAAGAATTAAATGAAAAAGAATTTGAAATATTAAAAAATAGAAGACTCCTTTTTCATTTAATGAATTATTTTGATTTTTCAAATTTTTCTAATGAATGGTGGCATTATGATTATGGTGACCAACTTTGGGCATATCATAAGGGAAAAAGTTTTGCAATTTATGGTAGAACAAAACCAAAATTCTTTTGGCATGTTTAA
- a CDS encoding DUF819 family protein, giving the protein MVTTLFKPDDTWALWTFLVVAASLSIYLEQKYKWASKISGAVIALIFGLAATNLRIVPTDSPVWDNVWTYILPLAVTLLLFQADLKKILKESGRMFGIFNISAVGTILGAFIATLLFGTFIPEYFKAAGMMTGSYIGGGVNFVALSKIFEASENLIGALTVADNLNMAIAFIILLAIPSWTFFRKRFPHPYEDEVEKLENESKDLQEKTRAAMYWKRKEISLLDIAKNLAIAFVIVFISVKFTTWVKTVIPGDATGFLFIIRLIFGQIYLIIPIITLILATLFPNFLPKIPGSNEIGMFMIYLFFVVIGIPASLYEIITKAPVLLLFCLVMAIINIVFTLGVGKAFKYSVEECVLASNANLGGPSTAAGMAIAKGWTKLIVPAILVGIWGYIIGNYLGTFVGYLLKGIFHF; this is encoded by the coding sequence ATAGTGACAACATTGTTTAAACCTGATGACACATGGGCTCTATGGACATTTCTTGTTGTTGCTGCATCTCTTTCAATTTATCTTGAACAGAAGTACAAATGGGCATCAAAAATTAGTGGAGCAGTTATTGCTTTAATTTTTGGTCTTGCTGCAACAAATTTAAGAATTGTTCCAACGGATTCACCTGTATGGGATAATGTTTGGACTTATATTTTACCTCTTGCTGTAACATTACTTCTCTTTCAAGCAGATTTAAAAAAAATTCTTAAAGAATCTGGAAGAATGTTTGGGATTTTCAATATTTCTGCAGTTGGTACAATTCTTGGTGCTTTTATTGCAACCCTTCTTTTCGGGACATTTATTCCTGAGTACTTTAAGGCTGCAGGAATGATGACTGGATCTTATATTGGAGGAGGAGTTAACTTTGTTGCTCTTTCTAAAATTTTTGAAGCAAGTGAAAATTTAATAGGTGCTCTAACTGTTGCGGATAATTTAAATATGGCAATTGCATTCATAATTCTTCTTGCAATTCCATCATGGACCTTCTTTAGGAAAAGATTTCCTCATCCATATGAAGATGAAGTTGAAAAATTAGAAAATGAGTCAAAAGATTTGCAAGAGAAAACAAGAGCAGCAATGTATTGGAAAAGAAAAGAAATTTCTTTACTTGATATTGCAAAAAACCTTGCAATAGCATTTGTTATTGTTTTTATTTCTGTTAAATTTACAACATGGGTTAAAACAGTTATCCCTGGAGATGCTACTGGTTTTCTTTTTATTATAAGATTAATTTTTGGACAGATTTATTTGATAATACCAATTATTACACTCATTCTTGCTACCCTTTTCCCCAATTTCTTACCAAAAATTCCGGGTTCAAATGAAATTGGAATGTTTATGATTTATTTATTCTTTGTAGTTATAGGAATTCCAGCAAGTTTATATGAGATTATTACAAAAGCACCCGTGCTGCTTCTTTTCTGCCTTGTTATGGCAATTATAAATATTGTTTTTACTTTAGGAGTCGGAAAAGCATTTAAATATAGTGTTGAAGAGTGTGTTCTCGCTTCAAATGCAAACCTTGGTGGACCATCAACTGCTGCAGGTATGGCTATAGCAAAAGGATGGACAAAATTAATTGTTCCTGCAATTCTTGTTGGGATATGGGGATATATTATAGGGAATTATTTAGGCACATTTGTTGGGTATCTATTAAAAGGTATTTTCCACTTCTAA
- a CDS encoding flavin reductase family protein, with translation MKKVIKVNNFTSILHPYPTTLITTMGNDKKPNIIAIAWITPLSITPPVLTFALRRERYSYKLLLENKEFVVNIPDIRYSKESLICGTYSGREKDKFELTGFTPIESDFVSVPSIKECIANIECKVIDIIDKKELDHVIILGEVLNVKVEEDFFDKHWDLTKINLLLHVGGNLFTTNKNEIKKIKI, from the coding sequence ATGAAAAAAGTTATAAAAGTTAATAATTTTACATCAATACTTCATCCTTACCCGACAACACTTATAACAACAATGGGAAATGACAAAAAACCAAATATTATAGCAATTGCATGGATTACTCCTTTAAGCATAACGCCACCAGTTTTAACTTTTGCATTAAGAAGAGAAAGATATTCATATAAACTTCTTCTTGAGAATAAAGAATTTGTTGTAAATATTCCAGATATAAGATATTCAAAAGAGTCTCTTATTTGTGGAACTTATAGTGGAAGAGAAAAAGATAAATTTGAATTAACTGGTTTTACACCAATTGAATCTGATTTTGTGAGTGTGCCATCAATTAAAGAGTGTATCGCAAACATCGAGTGTAAAGTTATTGATATTATTGATAAAAAAGAGTTAGATCATGTAATTATTTTAGGTGAAGTTTTAAATGTTAAAGTAGAAGAGGATTTTTTTGATAAACATTGGGATCTAACTAAAATTAATTTACTTTTACATGTTGGCGGAAATTTATTTACAACAAATAAAAATGAGATAAAGAAAATAAAAATTTAA
- a CDS encoding 2-oxoacid:acceptor oxidoreductase family protein, giving the protein MERRLEAIIAGFGGQGVMLMGELICEAATKLNLFATFFPSYGPEMRGGTANCNVIVSDKPIASPVLATSQNIIVMNKPSLDKFESRVKEKGILFMNSSLIDKEPTRNDIEIIKIPANEIADKLGKTVVANMVMLGAFIEKTKFLPIDTIKEVVEKFLSERKKELIEINLKALDEGAKLIK; this is encoded by the coding sequence ATGGAGAGAAGGCTTGAGGCGATAATTGCTGGATTTGGTGGCCAAGGTGTTATGTTAATGGGAGAACTAATTTGTGAAGCAGCAACTAAATTGAATCTCTTTGCGACGTTCTTTCCATCTTATGGTCCTGAAATGAGAGGTGGAACTGCAAATTGTAATGTTATTGTTTCAGATAAACCAATTGCATCTCCTGTACTTGCCACAAGTCAAAATATAATTGTTATGAATAAACCTTCTCTTGATAAATTTGAAAGTAGAGTTAAAGAAAAAGGGATACTTTTTATGAATTCCTCTTTGATTGATAAAGAGCCAACAAGAAATGATATTGAAATAATAAAAATTCCAGCCAATGAAATTGCAGATAAATTAGGAAAGACAGTTGTTGCAAATATGGTGATGTTAGGAGCATTTATTGAGAAAACAAAATTTCTTCCAATTGATACAATAAAAGAGGTTGTTGAGAAATTTTTAAGTGAAAGAAAAAAGGAACTTATTGAGATAAACCTTAAGGCACTTGACGAAGGAGCAAAATTAATTAAATAA
- a CDS encoding thiamine pyrophosphate-dependent enzyme: MEVKTIYKYPDSLEKKVTHYCPGCHHGIIHKLIAELIDEMNLLEKTIIVWPIGCSVLGYEYFKVDSCVAAHGRAPAMATGIKRANPENFVLSYQGDGDLASIGMAEIVHAAARGEKITVVFINNTNYGMTGGQMAPTTLIGQKTTTSPYGRDPKVSGYPIKVAELLSNLEGAAYIARAAVNKPTRITQAKKFLKKAFNAQLKEIGFSLVEFLSACPVQWHMTPLKALERIENELIPYYPLGEFKVKEGVE, from the coding sequence ATGGAAGTTAAAACAATTTATAAATATCCAGATTCTCTTGAGAAGAAAGTTACTCACTACTGTCCTGGTTGCCATCATGGAATAATACATAAATTAATTGCAGAACTTATTGATGAAATGAATTTACTTGAAAAAACAATTATTGTTTGGCCAATTGGTTGTTCTGTTTTAGGCTATGAATATTTTAAAGTTGATTCATGTGTAGCAGCACATGGAAGAGCACCAGCAATGGCAACAGGTATTAAAAGAGCAAATCCAGAAAATTTTGTTTTATCATATCAAGGAGATGGTGATCTTGCTTCAATAGGTATGGCAGAAATTGTTCATGCAGCAGCAAGAGGTGAAAAAATAACAGTTGTGTTTATAAATAACACAAATTATGGAATGACTGGAGGACAAATGGCACCAACAACCCTTATTGGACAGAAAACAACAACATCACCCTATGGAAGAGATCCAAAGGTTTCTGGTTATCCAATAAAAGTTGCAGAACTCTTATCAAACCTTGAAGGTGCTGCGTACATTGCAAGAGCAGCAGTAAATAAACCTACAAGAATAACTCAGGCAAAAAAATTTTTGAAAAAAGCATTTAATGCTCAACTTAAAGAAATAGGATTCTCTCTTGTAGAATTTTTATCAGCATGTCCTGTTCAGTGGCATATGACACCACTTAAGGCACTTGAAAGAATTGAAAATGAATTAATTCCATACTATCCTCTTGGAGAATTTAAAGTAAAAGAGGGGGTAGAGTGA
- a CDS encoding 3-methyl-2-oxobutanoate dehydrogenase subunit VorB has translation MSERVFMKGAEALAEAVIRSGCRFFYGYPITPQNETPEYFARKLPLVGGLYLQAESEVAAINMVYGTACAGKRVFTSTSSPGFSLMQEGISYIACSNVPVVVANVVRGGPGLGGISPAQSDYFQATKGGGHGDYKVVVIAPSSVQEIVDLVPKAFEIADKYRTVVELLLDGVLGQMMEAVEFNYDIDPNSLPEKPWALTGAKGRKKNTIVSFNLDPEKLEQMNLELKKKYDEIEKNEKMWEEYKLIDAEYIFVAYGTVGRIIKTVVDEEREKGIKVGLFRPITLWPFPYEELRKFVDQAKFFINVEMSLGQMLEDTRLSILDRKPTFFYGRTGGVVPTTVEIKEFFEKKMKEVG, from the coding sequence ATGAGCGAAAGAGTTTTTATGAAAGGTGCAGAAGCGTTGGCAGAAGCAGTAATTAGATCTGGATGTAGATTTTTTTATGGATATCCTATAACTCCACAAAATGAAACACCTGAATATTTTGCAAGAAAACTTCCTTTAGTTGGTGGTCTTTACCTTCAAGCAGAAAGTGAAGTTGCTGCAATAAATATGGTTTATGGAACTGCATGTGCTGGAAAAAGAGTTTTTACTTCAACATCTTCTCCGGGATTTTCTCTAATGCAGGAAGGCATTTCTTATATTGCATGTTCTAATGTTCCTGTTGTAGTTGCAAATGTAGTGAGAGGAGGACCAGGTTTAGGAGGAATTTCGCCTGCACAATCTGATTATTTTCAAGCAACAAAAGGTGGAGGACATGGTGATTATAAAGTTGTTGTAATTGCACCTTCATCAGTACAAGAGATAGTTGATCTTGTTCCTAAAGCATTTGAAATTGCAGATAAATATAGAACTGTTGTTGAACTTCTTTTGGATGGTGTTCTTGGTCAAATGATGGAGGCTGTTGAATTTAATTATGATATAGATCCTAACTCTCTTCCTGAAAAACCTTGGGCTTTAACTGGTGCAAAAGGAAGGAAGAAAAACACAATTGTTTCATTTAATCTTGATCCTGAAAAACTTGAACAGATGAATTTGGAACTTAAGAAAAAATATGATGAGATTGAAAAGAATGAAAAGATGTGGGAAGAGTATAAATTAATAGATGCAGAGTATATTTTTGTTGCTTATGGTACTGTTGGAAGAATTATAAAAACAGTTGTTGATGAAGAAAGAGAAAAAGGAATTAAAGTTGGTCTTTTTAGACCAATAACATTGTGGCCTTTTCCATATGAAGAATTAAGAAAATTTGTTGATCAAGCAAAATTTTTCATAAATGTTGAAATGAGTTTAGGTCAGATGTTGGAAGATACTCGTCTTTCTATTTTAGATAGGAAACCAACCTTTTTCTATGGAAGAACAGGAGGAGTTGTTCCAACAACAGTTGAGATAAAGGAATTTTTTGAAAAGAAAATGAAGGAGGTAGGATAA
- a CDS encoding 4Fe-4S binding protein, giving the protein MDKITKVLINEEFCKECLYCINFCPTHVLESDLTKFNSRGFHPAKLVNEDGCIMCGICAQVCPEGAIEVFRIKEEVKK; this is encoded by the coding sequence ATGGATAAAATCACAAAGGTTTTAATTAATGAAGAGTTTTGCAAAGAGTGCCTTTACTGTATTAATTTTTGCCCAACTCATGTATTGGAAAGTGATCTTACTAAATTTAATTCAAGAGGTTTTCATCCTGCAAAACTAGTAAATGAAGATGGTTGTATTATGTGTGGAATATGTGCTCAAGTTTGTCCAGAAGGTGCAATTGAGGTATTTAGAATTAAAGAGGAGGTTAAGAAATGA